AGTGTCTTACCTAGAGCAGTTCAATAAGAGTTATGGCACAGTTCCTGAAACCATCAAACATTTACTAGATTGTAACACAGTCATTAGTCCCATGACCTTCCTGGGGTTCTCTCAGGTGATCAACTGTTTGGTGTTTACATGTTGTCTTCATGCTTTTGTGGGTTTCCTCTCACAGTCTAAAGACATGCAGGTCCGATGGACTATGACTCCAAATAGTCTGTAGATGTTAATGTGAAGGTTCTGTGATCGACTGGGAACGTATCCAGGGTGCCCCGTCATCTCACCCTGCACATCCTGGAATAAGTCCAGCCCTGAAGAGCATATGAAGGTACAGAAAATAGATGGATTTTTCTGAAGAATGTACAAACTAGAAAAACTGGCTCAGTCTACTGCTACACTCCATGTAGGTAACTACAATAAAGTGCCCCAGTCAAATCCATCTGTGACGGTTCAGCCAATTCTGCTAATGTGGCATGGCCGACTCATGCTGATCTTGCTGCTCTAGCTCCGTGTCTGTCTCAGCCTCATTCTCAGTGTCCTGCTGAGCCTCTGCCTGCTGTGGCTGAGGCTGCTGGATGAGTCCTCCGTCCTGTGCTGTGTTGTAGGAGCCACAGCCAGTGCACTTCATCCCCAACACATGGAAAGGCACCGTGCAGTGGGCTTGGCAGTCGTTACATATAATCTATagtgaggaaaaagaaaaataacagattACACGTAAAGATTACCAACTGGACAAGAACTGTACAGATTAGACTGAAAGAAATGTATAAAACGATCCATAAATAATTTAACCCTactttgaaaaaaagacaaaacacatgcATTTGATTGGATGACTGAGGTCTTACTCTGACGGTAGCACCCTGGTATTCAGTAGGCATCGGTGACTGAGCAATTTCTTTGTCTATCTGATCCCAGTGGTCCTCCATGTCCCAAGCAGAGTGCATACACAGAGGACACCGATACGCtctgaaatgaaaaaggaaaaccGCCATGGACAGCCTCATTCAGTGCCTCTACATGCAGTAACTAGCATAGTCATGGAAACTGTGGCaaattagaaaacacatttactgtacatgCACTCGAGTGATTGAAGACAGCACAGCATACAAGTCAGGTTCAGTCAGACTTTGGACTTAAGTATTTTAAATAAGAGGATCAAATAATGTACTGATGTTTTATTTGGGCATTTGCTCAGTTGTAACTTTCCCTGTCTTCACATTTGTTTCATGCACATGTGCATACCTGTCAACCTTCTCATTTTTCCTGGGTTTTACTTGATTTTCCTTGTATTGTCCTCTCATTTAAATACTTTTCTGTTGTCACTATATTGCACTGGCAGCAGACATAACCACTGGGCCTATTTAATGAAGGTTGCCTATTCGTGCTTTCAGGATTCACTGTGTACGTGTGGTTATGTTGACAGTGGTTAGGGTGAGGGAATTGTCCATGGTGAAGCAATGGaaattttttcttattttaaaaacccACTGTTGACAGGTATGCACTTGTGAAAAGCTAATCGGTAACCTGGTTTCCTGTGTAAAGGTCTGCAACATTCACATTGTTCATGAGAATTTTCGCTGTGGAAACCCTGTCCTGATTACAGAAACCAGGTTTCtcatttatttgaaataaaaaaacaaacaaaaaaaaacagcctgatggagaaatgtgactgtAACTTGGTGACGTAACTGCATCAAAACTAATTAAACAGTTACCAGAAAAAGGGGCTCATGAGACATACCCTGTTCTGACCATGTCATCAAAGCAGGTCCTGCAGAGGAATGTGAACAAGCATAATGTTATCTTTGTGGCATATAAGATCTTCAACTATTCAGGATAAACTCCTACAGATAACATAGATCTTGCAAATCAACAGCAGACTTAATGGTCTCAATTTTCGTCTCATTATCTTTTTGAATGCCTGttcttgttttcttattttacagatactttATATACATATTATACAGTGTTATCAACCTGTATGAATATATGTCAAGATAGTATCCTTGActagtgtatttttttctggcctgtaaaaacagaaaatacacataatTCTACTCCAGGAATCTCATCTATTACTATTCAGAGAATGAGTCATACTTGTGTAAAAGGTGGCCGCAAGGAAGGacatgagctccaattctggatgtgtGAATATCCtgtatgaaaagaaataataaatcgCATCAAACTGCGGAGAAAAGGATCACATAAAAAATCTCTTATATACTGAAAACGTTCTTACCTCCATACATACTGGGCAGTTCTGCctagaaacattttcaacacactgtaacaaaaaacataaatttaaattaaagcaGTGAGGACACTCATTTGCTGATCATGCAGAACACATAGGACGCAGATTAATAATCACCTTGTGGTTTCCTCGCAGATCCTGAGCTAAACACAAATTGCACTTCTCACAATGAAAGTACTTCTCCCTGGGCCCAATCCTGTAGTGGTCAAAACACAGTATGCAATAGTGGCAAATTTAATAACTTGAATTattcagttattgattacagtGTTAGCTGAAttggaaacaaaataaatccaatATCAGGGTGATCATGTATGCAACTTTACATTACACAAATATCTCTATGATTGTTAGTATCTGTTACAGGAGTaataaaaagatacaaaaaattatAACAGTCTATTGACCTGAATTTAGGATATGTGAACACTAATATTTCCTACCTGCATATCCCACAGGGCTGGCAGTGGTACTGCTTCTTATCCTTATCAAACAAGTGGCAAATGTCACAGTAATACTCTCCAAACTGCACGTGACATTGTTCACAAGTCTGCTGTGCCTAGAAGAGAGATACATATTTACAGGTCTTAACCACAACATACATATATGACAAAGagataaaaggaaaacaagtgACATTTACAGGACAAAACACAGGTCATTACactcctgtgcaata
Above is a genomic segment from Amphiprion ocellaris isolate individual 3 ecotype Okinawa chromosome 6, ASM2253959v1, whole genome shotgun sequence containing:
- the rchy1 gene encoding RING finger and CHY zinc finger domain-containing protein 1 isoform X2, which gives rise to MASPAGCEHYVRSCLLKAQQTCEQCHVQFGEYYCDICHLFDKDKKQYHCQPCGICRIGPREKYFHCEKCNLCLAQDLRGNHKCVENVSRQNCPVCMEDIHTSRIGAHVLPCGHLLHKTCFDDMVRTGAYRCPLCMHSAWDMEDHWDQIDKEIAQSPMPTEYQGATVRIICNDCQAHCTVPFHVLGMKCTGCGSYNTAQDGGLIQQPQPQQAEAQQDTENEAETDTELEQQDQHESAMPH
- the rchy1 gene encoding RING finger and CHY zinc finger domain-containing protein 1 isoform X1, which encodes MASPAGCEHYVRSCLLKAPCCGKLYVCRLCHDAEENHQMDRFKVREVQCSECQMVQQAQQTCEQCHVQFGEYYCDICHLFDKDKKQYHCQPCGICRIGPREKYFHCEKCNLCLAQDLRGNHKCVENVSRQNCPVCMEDIHTSRIGAHVLPCGHLLHKTCFDDMVRTGAYRCPLCMHSAWDMEDHWDQIDKEIAQSPMPTEYQGATVRIICNDCQAHCTVPFHVLGMKCTGCGSYNTAQDGGLIQQPQPQQAEAQQDTENEAETDTELEQQDQHESAMPH